One stretch of Eupeodes corollae chromosome 2, idEupCoro1.1, whole genome shotgun sequence DNA includes these proteins:
- the LOC129945151 gene encoding uncharacterized protein LOC129945151: MTVDEQLVGSRGRCPFKMFMPNKPGKYGIKMFWIVDAVNSYPLRGEIYVGQQPCDNRSDGISHQLVMRLAERYLGMNYNITTDNYFTSVPLALELMSKRTTTIGTIKSNKPQLPKPFTPVDKIFKQTRDKFSIKFCYSRCLQLCSYASHKQTCVIMDYNSTKGGVDTFDRLATVYTCKRKTNRWPVTLFYNLLDCAGVAAYRMFDVCQPNWYSSKKRSEKRKTFLKELAFELADSHIKNRIAKPTLQKSVKTAMSLIGYESTLPTIQQNKAKQRCDTCKKEKRDNKTTAAVCDLCYVAACS; the protein is encoded by the exons ATGACAGTAGATGAACAGTTGGTCGGCTCAAGGGGAAGATGCCCGTTCAAAATGTTTATGCCAAACAAGCCAGGAAAATATGGCATCAAAATGTTTTGGATAGTTGACGCCGTAAACAGTTATCCACTTCGAGGTGAAATTTATGTTGGCCAGCAACCATGCGATAATCGGTCCGATGGCATATCTCACCAGCTGGTAATGCGGTTAGCTGAGAGATATTTAGGCATGAATTACAACATAACGACAGATAATTATTTTACATCGGTACCATTAGCCTTGGAGCTTATGAGTAAAAGAACAACAACGATTGGTACTATAAAGTCCAATAAGCCACAATTGCCAAAGCCATTTACACCAGTGGATAAAATCTTCAAGCAAACGAGggacaaattttcaataaaattttgttattcgaGATGCTTGCAGTTGTGTAGCTACgcaa GTCACAAACAAACCTGCGTTATTATGGATTACAACTCAACCAAAGGAGGAGTTGATACATTCGACCGTTTGGCAACAGTTTATACCTGCAAGCGAAAAACTAATCGTTGGCCTGTTACTCTCTTTTACAACCTTTTGGATTGTGCAGGAGTTGCAGCGTATAGAATGTTTGATGTCTGTCAGCCTAACTGGTATTCGAGCAAGAAAAGGtcagaaaaaagaaagacatttttaaaagaattggcCTTTGAACTTGCAGATAGCCATATCAAAAATCGAATAGCTAAACCAACTcttcaaaaaagtgttaaaacagCAATGAGTTTGATCGGGTATGAAAGTACCTTACCGACAATCcaacaaaacaaagcaaagcAACGTTGTGATACCtgcaagaaagaaaaaagggaCAACAAAACTACGGCGGCGGTCTGCGATCTGTGCTATGTTGCAGCTTGCAGTTAG